The DNA region ATTTCGCTGGTGTTTGAGCTGTCTAACCTCACCTTTGGCCTCAGCAATGTCGTGAGTACCGGGCTCATCCTGGCGTTTTACGAATGGCTTCGGAAAGCGGAACTGTCAGCCGATCGGGCGGCCTTGCTGGTAGTGGATGAGCTAAATCCAGTTCTGCAAAACATGATGTACTTTGCAGGAGGGAGTCGTCGCTATGTGAATGAGCTAAGTTTGAAAGAATTTATTCAGCAATCGCAGCGTTACCAGGAGTTGGATCAGGACAATCTGAACCAGGTGTACAAGTTTTTCCTATACAATAATTTGTCCAACGGGGTGTTTTTAAGCCATCCCTTTACTGTCGAACGGGTGCATTTTCTGCAAGAGTGGTTTAACTCGGATGATTTTCGGACTATTCGGGCAGGCAACTATCCCCGCTCGGAAGAAAGTGCGGTGAATGTGGACGTTCAGGATATAACCCAACCCCCAACGACGACGCCTCAATCTCCGCCCCAAAGTGCCGAGGATGTGGAACGTCTTCGCCGCGAGTTAGACGAGTTGCAGCAGGAAATTGATCGGATTAAGCG from Synechococcales cyanobacterium T60_A2020_003 includes:
- a CDS encoding M48 family metallopeptidase, which translates into the protein MPSYPGIATAAFRHPLDAQAEQTLRSVPGFDLVARKFVEFTLERPRSIFLLGNSIEVGPRQYSTIYQIFRQCLHDLDIYPEPTLFVTQSPQVNAYALGQDHPCIVMNTGLLEISGEAELRTVLAHELGHLKCGHTILSQMAQWAISLVFELSNLTFGLSNVVSTGLILAFYEWLRKAELSADRAALLVVDELNPVLQNMMYFAGGSRRYVNELSLKEFIQQSQRYQELDQDNLNQVYKFFLYNNLSNGVFLSHPFTVERVHFLQEWFNSDDFRTIRAGNYPRSEESAVNVDVQDITQPPTTTPQSPPQSAEDVERLRRELDELQQEIDRIKRSQSGNP